A single region of the Streptomyces sp. NBC_01803 genome encodes:
- a CDS encoding NAD-dependent epimerase/dehydratase family protein, with protein MRVLLLGAGGYLGRFVADRLLADPAVQLTALGRGDDADVRFDLSTGSPGALTRFLDAVHPGVVVNCAGAIRGTASELARHNTVATATLCESMRRSGCRARLVHLGCAAEYGPSQHGSSIAEDAVARPGGPYGVSKLAATELVLGSGLDAIVLRVFSPTGPGTPAGSPLGRLADSLRRAMQHGDSELKLGGLGVQRDFVDVRDVARAVHAATLSAAQGVVNIGTGHAVRLRDAATALARISGYGGAVHDLESPPAPRHPPAGESLPPGHLASGAPYPDGCGVWQQADVRTARDRLGWRARIGLEESLADIWMEAACRM; from the coding sequence ATGAGAGTGCTGCTTCTCGGCGCGGGTGGCTATCTGGGCCGGTTCGTCGCCGACCGGCTGCTCGCCGATCCCGCCGTCCAGCTCACCGCGCTCGGCCGCGGTGACGACGCCGATGTCCGTTTCGACCTGTCCACCGGCAGCCCCGGCGCGCTGACCCGTTTCCTCGACGCGGTGCACCCGGGGGTCGTCGTCAACTGCGCGGGGGCCATCCGCGGCACGGCCAGCGAGCTGGCCCGGCACAACACGGTGGCCACGGCGACGCTGTGCGAGTCGATGCGGCGCAGCGGCTGCCGTGCCCGGCTGGTGCACCTCGGCTGTGCCGCCGAGTACGGCCCCTCGCAGCACGGCTCCTCGATCGCCGAGGACGCCGTGGCGCGGCCCGGCGGTCCGTACGGCGTGAGCAAGCTGGCCGCCACCGAGCTGGTGCTGGGCTCCGGGCTGGACGCCATCGTGCTGCGGGTCTTCTCGCCGACCGGGCCGGGCACCCCGGCCGGTTCGCCGCTGGGGCGGCTGGCCGACTCACTGCGGCGCGCGATGCAGCACGGCGACAGTGAGCTGAAGCTCGGCGGCCTCGGCGTGCAGCGCGACTTCGTGGACGTCAGGGACGTGGCGCGGGCGGTGCACGCGGCGACGCTCTCGGCGGCCCAGGGCGTGGTCAACATCGGTACCGGGCACGCGGTGCGGCTGCGCGACGCGGCGACCGCGCTGGCGCGGATCTCCGGCTACGGCGGGGCCGTGCACGATCTGGAGAGCCCGCCCGCGCCCCGGCATCCGCCGGCCGGCGAGAGCTTGCCGCCCGGGCACCTGGCGTCGGGGGCGCCCTACCCGGACGGCTGCGGCGTCTGGCAGCAGGCCGACGTGCGGACCGCCCGGGACCGGCTGGGCTGGCGGGCCAGGATCGGCCTGGAGGAGTCGCTGGCCGACATCTGGATGGAGGCCGCCTGCCGGATGTGA
- a CDS encoding DUF3492 domain-containing protein — protein sequence MRVALLTEGGYPYAQGESVAWCDRLLHGLAGHGLGIRFDIGALSRSRQQAGGPRRPLPSTVRRVCTAPLWGPPADGRLVSAALGRRFGECFAELTAALSPGPRPPGEEEGGRPGDRFAAGLYGLAALAAEHGGLGAWLCSEHAVRVLEAACRADGVPRAVRAARMPDLLAVAGRLERALRPLSLDWYGPDGPASAGLCHAVGAGPAVLPGLLARHFRGTPLLVTEYDARLGEHHGAAVAVPAPAVGAAHTLAPSAPGAPVRALLAAFQTRLAHEAYARAELVTPGDTLARRWLARRGADREAAGAGAPAALVWAGRAEPGAGLTDLLHAFHRVRAAEPAARLRIAAVPPGGGRGDAAYLGRCRALAARLFPGAPDAVAFTAPGGPAAAFAAGRDDVVVRPGAAAGFPVPLVEAMLRARATVSADAGAVRAIVGGAGLVVPPRDPGALAAACLPLLRDPGRRARLGAGARARALELFTVERNVAVFRAVYSELLAGAGHASRAVRGPGAKEPTGAAPAATAVTAGRGEPT from the coding sequence GTGCGCGTCGCATTGCTCACAGAGGGTGGATACCCGTACGCACAGGGCGAGTCGGTGGCGTGGTGCGACCGGCTGCTGCACGGTCTGGCCGGCCATGGCCTGGGCATCCGCTTCGACATCGGCGCCCTCAGCCGCAGCCGGCAGCAGGCCGGGGGGCCCCGCCGCCCGCTGCCGTCCACCGTGCGGCGGGTGTGTACCGCCCCCCTGTGGGGGCCGCCGGCCGACGGGAGGCTCGTGTCCGCGGCGCTCGGCCGCCGCTTCGGCGAGTGTTTCGCGGAGCTGACCGCCGCGCTGAGCCCCGGGCCCCGGCCGCCCGGCGAGGAGGAGGGCGGCCGGCCGGGGGACCGTTTCGCCGCGGGCCTGTACGGGCTCGCCGCGCTGGCCGCCGAGCACGGCGGCCTCGGCGCGTGGCTCTGCTCGGAGCACGCCGTGCGCGTCCTGGAGGCCGCCTGCCGCGCGGACGGCGTGCCGCGCGCAGTCCGCGCGGCGCGGATGCCGGACCTGCTCGCCGTCGCCGGGCGACTGGAGCGGGCGCTGCGCCCGCTCTCCCTGGACTGGTACGGCCCGGACGGGCCCGCGTCGGCGGGGTTGTGCCATGCCGTGGGCGCCGGGCCGGCCGTGCTGCCCGGCCTGCTCGCCCGGCACTTCCGCGGCACGCCGCTGCTGGTCACCGAGTACGACGCCCGCTTGGGCGAGCACCACGGGGCAGCCGTCGCCGTCCCGGCCCCCGCGGTGGGCGCCGCGCACACCCTCGCGCCCTCGGCGCCGGGCGCTCCGGTGCGCGCCCTGCTGGCCGCCTTCCAGACCCGGCTGGCCCACGAGGCGTACGCGCGAGCCGAGTTGGTCACCCCGGGCGACACGCTGGCCAGACGCTGGCTGGCGCGGCGCGGTGCCGACCGGGAGGCCGCGGGCGCCGGGGCGCCGGCCGCGCTGGTCTGGGCCGGCCGCGCGGAGCCGGGCGCGGGCCTGACCGATCTCCTGCACGCCTTCCACCGGGTCCGCGCGGCCGAGCCCGCCGCCCGGCTGCGGATCGCCGCCGTGCCGCCGGGCGGCGGCCGGGGCGACGCCGCCTACCTCGGGCGGTGCCGGGCGCTGGCCGCGCGGCTGTTCCCCGGGGCGCCGGACGCGGTCGCGTTCACGGCGCCGGGCGGCCCGGCCGCCGCGTTCGCCGCCGGCCGCGACGACGTGGTGGTGCGGCCGGGCGCGGCGGCGGGCTTCCCGGTGCCGCTGGTCGAGGCGATGCTCCGCGCGCGGGCCACCGTCTCGGCCGACGCGGGCGCGGTGCGGGCGATCGTCGGCGGCGCCGGGCTCGTCGTTCCGCCGCGCGATCCGGGCGCGCTCGCGGCGGCGTGCCTCCCGCTGTTGCGCGATCCCGGGCGCCGGGCGCGGCTCGGCGCGGGCGCGCGCGCCCGCGCGCTGGAGCTGTTCACCGTCGAGCGGAACGTCGCCGTCTTCCGCGCGGTCTACTCCGAGCTGCTCGCGGGCGCCGGGCACGCCTCCCGGGCCGTCCGCGGGCCGGGGGCGAAAGAGCCGACAGGCGCCGCCCCGGCGGCCACCGCCGTCACCGCCGGACGGGGTGAGCCGACGTGA
- a CDS encoding DUF3152 domain-containing protein yields MAAAAAVTALAVFIAVRGVGPDAASGDVADAERPSAEAGEQSGGEQRVGEVLPEPRQGAPSGGADAEPTYDELMHTLFELDPELTGSGELVPVGGSDAAADPEAATVLRYRVDVEEGLGLDPEFFAEVVHRTLNDQRGWGNAGERSFARVSAGDHDFVVTLASPGTTADWCARSGLDITEDNVSCNSSSTERVMINAWRWAQGSETYGNDIGGYREMLVNHEVGHRLGYGHVLCPGEGEPAPVMMQQTKFLDSNGVTCRPNPWPHPEN; encoded by the coding sequence GTGGCCGCCGCCGCGGCGGTGACGGCGCTCGCCGTCTTCATCGCGGTGCGGGGGGTCGGTCCCGACGCGGCGAGCGGCGATGTGGCCGACGCCGAACGGCCCTCGGCCGAGGCCGGCGAGCAGAGTGGCGGCGAGCAGAGGGTCGGCGAGGTGCTGCCCGAGCCCCGGCAGGGGGCGCCCTCGGGCGGCGCGGACGCGGAGCCCACGTACGACGAGCTGATGCACACGCTGTTCGAGCTCGATCCCGAGCTGACCGGCTCGGGGGAGCTCGTCCCCGTCGGCGGCAGCGATGCGGCGGCGGATCCCGAGGCGGCCACGGTGCTGCGGTACCGGGTGGATGTCGAGGAGGGGCTCGGGCTCGATCCCGAGTTCTTCGCCGAGGTCGTCCACCGCACCCTCAACGACCAGCGCGGCTGGGGTAACGCCGGCGAGCGCTCCTTCGCCCGCGTCTCGGCCGGTGATCACGACTTCGTGGTCACCCTGGCCAGCCCGGGCACGACGGCCGACTGGTGCGCCCGTTCGGGCCTCGACATCACCGAGGACAACGTCTCCTGCAACTCCTCCAGCACCGAGCGCGTGATGATCAACGCCTGGCGCTGGGCACAGGGGTCGGAGACCTATGGCAACGACATCGGCGGGTACCGGGAGATGCTCGTCAACCACGAGGTGGGCCACCGACTCGGCTACGGGCACGTGCTGTGCCCGGGCGAGGGCGAGCCGGCGCCGGTGATGATGCAGCAGACCAAGTTCCTCGACTCGAACGGGGTGACGTGCCGCCCCAATCCGTGGCCGCACCCCGAGAACTGA
- a CDS encoding alpha/beta fold hydrolase, with the protein MTLAVRRRAAARDGLEPALFVHGLGGSSRNWSALMELLSTEVECEAMDLPGFGASPPPDNGDYSVYGHARAVIRCLEASGRGAVHLFGNSLGGAAATRVAALRPDLVRTVTLISPALPELPPQRTALPTGLLGMPGMPRLMRRMTRELPAAHRARQVLRLCYGDPARITLDEFTAAEAELERRQALPYFWDSLSRTARGIVNAYTLTGQHSLWRQAQRVLAPTLLVYGVRDRLVSFRMAKRASRAFPSSRLVVMPEAGHVAMMEYPAEVARSFREFVVATAAAEGG; encoded by the coding sequence ATGACGCTGGCGGTGCGCCGCCGCGCGGCGGCGCGCGACGGCCTCGAACCCGCCCTCTTCGTCCACGGCCTCGGCGGCTCGTCACGCAACTGGTCGGCGCTCATGGAGCTGCTGTCCACCGAGGTCGAGTGCGAGGCCATGGACCTGCCGGGCTTCGGCGCCTCGCCACCACCCGACAACGGCGACTACTCCGTCTACGGACACGCCAGAGCGGTCATCCGCTGTCTGGAGGCGAGCGGCCGGGGAGCCGTTCACCTGTTCGGCAATTCGCTCGGCGGTGCCGCCGCCACCCGGGTCGCGGCGCTGCGGCCCGACCTGGTGCGCACCGTCACCCTGATCTCGCCCGCGCTCCCCGAGCTGCCACCGCAGCGCACCGCGCTGCCCACCGGGCTGCTCGGCATGCCGGGGATGCCCCGGCTGATGCGCCGGATGACGCGGGAGCTGCCGGCCGCGCACCGCGCCCGCCAGGTGCTGCGGCTCTGCTACGGCGACCCGGCGCGGATCACGCTGGACGAGTTCACCGCGGCGGAGGCGGAGCTGGAGCGGCGGCAGGCGCTGCCGTACTTCTGGGACTCGCTCAGCCGTACGGCGCGCGGCATCGTCAACGCCTACACGCTGACCGGTCAGCACTCGCTGTGGCGCCAGGCTCAGCGGGTGCTCGCGCCGACCCTGCTGGTGTACGGGGTGCGGGACCGGCTGGTGTCGTTCAGAATGGCGAAGCGGGCCAGCCGGGCCTTCCCGTCCTCGCGGCTGGTGGTCATGCCCGAGGCCGGGCACGTGGCGATGATGGAGTATCCGGCCGAGGTGGCGCGCTCCTTCCGGGAGTTCGTCGTCGCGACCGCCGCGGCAGAGGGCGGCTAG